CAAGCCGCCGTCGTCTGCGCAAAATCCCACGGCCTGCAAATCAAAATCCGCAGCGGCGGCCACGACTACGAGGGCCTCTCCTACACCTCCGACTTCGCCGATTTCTTCATCCTCGACATGTTTAACCTCAGAGCCGTCGACGTCAGCGTCGGCGACGAGACGGCGTGGGTCGGGGCCGGCGCGATTCTCGGTGAAGTCTACTACGCCATCGCCGAGAAGAGCGCCGTCCACGCCTTCCCCGCCGGGGTCTGCCCCCGCGTCGGCGTGGGCGGCCACTTCGGCGGGGGAGGCTACGGCAACATGATCCGCGCCCACGGCCTCTCCGTCGACAACATCGTCGACGCCACGATGGTCGGCGTCGACGGCCGCCTCCTCGACCGGGAGTCCATGGGCGAGGATCTCTTCTGGGCCATcaccggcggcggcgccgccagCTTCGGCGTCGTGGTGTCGTACAAAATCAAACTCGTCCGCGTCCCGCCAAAAGTGACCGTTTTCAAAATCCAACGGTTATATAACGAGAATTTAACAAACCTCGTGTACAGTTACATACAAACTGCGGCGGCGGACAGTCTGCCGCCGCAGCTCTTCATCAGGATGAACCTCGACGTTGTGAACGTCGCCAGCACTGCGACGAACCGAGCCAGGTTCGTCGCAATGTTTCTCGGTGCGTCGGGGAAACTCGTTCCCCTGCTGCACGAGAAAATTCCCGAACTAGGATTGAAGCAAACGGATTGTCTCGAAATGAGCTGGATCGAATCGGTTCTCTTTTGGAGCAGTTTTCCGGCGGGAACTCCGGCGACTGCTCTTCTCAACCGGAAACCTCCATCTGTCAATTACCTGAAAAGGAAATCGGACTACTTGAAGAAACCGATTCCGAAGCCGGAATTGGAGCTCATATTGAGGAAGATGGTGAAGCTGGAAGCTCCGGAGTTGGTGTTCAACCCCTACGGCGGCAGAATGGCGGAGATACCGCCGTGGGCGAAGCCTTTCCCGCACAGAGCCGGCAACGTCGCGAAGCTGCAATACGCGACGAATTGGGAGGAAGGCGGCGAGGAGGCTGCGAATCGGTACGTGAATTTGACGCGGCAGCTGTTTGATTACATGACACCGTACGTGTCGGCGGCGCCGAGGGAGGCGTTTCTGAATTACAGAGATCTCGACATCGGAATCAACGACAATGGCGGCGGCAGTTACGCGCAGGGAAAGGTTTACGGTCTGAAATATTTCAAGGAGAATTTCTACAGATTGGTGAAGATAAAGACCAATGTTGATCCTCATAATTTCTTCAGAAACGAGCAAAGCATTCCGGTTTTGCCCAGCTAATAAATCATGAATTATTGTTTgattaatttgtattttaacAAAAATGGATAATGAATTGTTTCTAAGTTCTAAGTTCTAACTTTGTTTTATTGCTACTATATATagtttgttttcttttattctaCTATCTCTaacaattattaataatttgcAGCTGTTGCTGTAGAGGTTGGATTTATTAGACTCCAGATTTTTAAATAGAATGTTCATTGAAGAAAATTGGATATTGGGTAGTAAAAGCCCAAACTAGAATGTGTATTGGGTCCATAAGTTAGATGATGGGCCACGATGATATCTTTCTCAACATTTCCAAATTAAGTTGGTTGGATCAAGATTTCAGAGACCTTTTTCTAATTAAGATTTCAAACACTTCCATTAAACAATAAAGTTTAATGCTCCTTTTGTTCCATTAAAAGTAATCTGTATTTTGTTTTGAACTATCCtattataaatagtttatttttataaataataaaatttaactcATAAAAAAGTATAGATCTTATAACTTTTAACTAATTtacattaattttttctttattttacgTGTAATAAAGTAATTCGTCAGTCCGTCACTTTTAATTAATGAGACGGCGGGACAATAAGATGTAAGAATGTGAATTTTTTACTAGTAAATCACTGAAAGTTATTTTAGTGATAGAAGTGGAGGTTTTCATTTCGGGATATAGAATTTTAATAGCATAATAGTGAGCTATTTATCGAATTATCATTGAAATTATTAATCTACAGGAGATCTTTGGTGTGGACATTTGCACGATACCGATTATTCACATGCTTTATTAGAACATTTGTAAGGGTCTTATTAGACACTTCAACAAAACACTTACAAATGTTCTACTCATTAAAATATGTAAGTGATTCGTACTGTGTGAATGTCCGGATAGAAGAATTTGTGaacataaacaaatataaaaagGTTTAATCTTAGCATTTCctttaatgatgaattaaaaagTACCCAAAATATGAGCGAGACTACAAATATTTAGTCTATTCGCCAAACATTAGTCTATACGCCAAATATTAGTGTATACACCAAATATTAGTTTATGCACCAAATATTAGTTTATATTATAAGAACAATGATATAATATAGGAGtaaattgaaattatattaCAAACTTATGAAGATCACAAACAAACATGGCTAATTTTTGTAGTTAAAAATATCATCATTTCACTTATTCCCTTTGATTATGTCTCGGGGCAATAACCGACCGCAAATTTTTATATGGCTTATTGATAACTCTTCTTGATTTCTTAATATATGTTAatgttttttattaaaagaaaaattaaatgtcAATGTTATTAGGGTGAATTTCATAACCCATCGGCGACTTTTCTTCGTTAttacatttcattttcataatacATTTCCTTTATGAATACTTTTCATTCACATCCTCTAGAAAAACAATATGACGACAAAATCAGAAGAATACCTTCTACGATTCAAATCACTATTTACAGTCTATAATTAATCCCGCATTCATCGTTAATACTGATGTTGGAATACATTaggctcgtttggttttcatttggttttcagtaaaggattatgtaggataatttgtaaccaggataTTTAACGTGGATAAtcacagattattaatactgagttggtgtttgctatcatggctaaatacataatatcctggtttaagttaatcctagggggaggtggtattattaatcttaagaaatctggattaataatactgggcCGTGGGATTAAATCGGatcatccgcattattactaaataataccaaacactagattgatctgtactaaattagctaatacagtgtattagtcAATACCAAACATAATTGAATAAATTAgtaattgattttgttttggaATAACAATTCAAAAGCTCCAAAATTTAATATGGGGCGAGGACATTTGGCAGGTCTAAAATTAAGTAGTTTACGCGATTAAGGTATACAAAATGTTTAGGACACTGCAACCACAGATTTCGAAGAGAACAAGTCAAACATAAAAAAGGTTTGTTTGACTTCCGAATCATTGTTTCCACAAGAGTCAATGCCTAATTAATTCCATTATCTATCCACTGCACCTTATATTAatatctttttgttttttttttctttttccattaCACCAATGTCCTAAAATAGTTAtatcaaaattttataaaatccaTCCAATGCTCCAAGTTATTTCCActttacaaaaaaaatgtgtcatattataaaaaatatttatttaaactcCTAATTATCAGCTTTGTATCAAAAACATTCCGCATCCCTATTTTAGCTCTCGAAATCTTGATGTAGCTTGCCCAATGCTATTAAAAGGTTATTTTATGTGTCGtgtcattttaaaaattatactgAATTAATTAAAAGGTCGACTTATTTAACACTTTTTCAAACAAATGAATAAAGAAAATCGATAATATGTCCCAAATTATGTAATCATTTGAGGTGTTGTATGGgatatatcatttaaaaaagaaaaaggaaaattatACAGCAGCATCAGGCAAGCCACGTCAAAATTTCGAAAGttagaaaatgaatgaaaaatatttttgctataaaattgatagtttaaatttaaacaaatattCATCATAATTTgagatatttttaataaatcgagtataatttaatatttaaattgatATGTATCTTATACGACAAATAAATAGATACTATAACATAAAATAACTTTAATTGTTTATAAACCTTAATTCTTTTTTCCGTGTGATTTCTTTAGTGTAAACGGTGTAAGATACCTCTCCGTACAAATTTCCACACGCTTAAATCGTCAAACCTCGCAtggaaaatatttttgtgcacaaGTCCACCACGAAAAGTCGCCTCTCATTAGTTAGTGCCTGCAATCATGCAATTATCCATCACATCGCGCTAATCCCCTATGATTAGTCGCCATAATTACTCAATTACTAcataaatatactccctccgttccattgaTCTTGTAccgtattccttttttgtttgtctgaCCATTTTGTCCCATTTCTATAAAATAACCcttttactttatcactttatcatatttgctctcctactttatctatACACTTAACACTACtaatactctccttaataactgtgccgaaaccaaatgggacaagcccaatggaacagagggagtacatCCTAATTTTGACATATTTTAAACCATATTCGTTACTAAAATTATATTCTCGTCAACAACCAGAATCTAACAACACATCCACAAAATCCGAAACGCTAAAGTtgtaagaaaatttaaaattatattactcGAAATGTTATTAATTTGGTTCCCGACAAATATTTGTCGCTGTCACTGCGAAAATTGAattcttctctctctaaaacgtagaaaaaaattatacttatatatatatatgtacaatgCTGCAGTTCTTCTCCACAGCACAAAGTGCGTATCcatctctcttctcctctcACTAAAATGAAGGGATCTTCGGTCTTAATCTTCCTAAACCTCGTCATCATTTTTGCTTACGCTTCTGCGCAGAATCAAAATGTGTACGACTCGTTTGTCCAGTGCTTCTCGGAAACGAAAATCCCAGAATCCGAGATAACGAAAATAGTGTACAGCCCAAACAGCCCCTTGTTCACGAATGTTCTAGAATCCTACATCAGAAACCGCCGCTTCAACGTCTCGACCACCCCGAAGCCCAGCGTCATCGTCACCCCGACCTCGGCGGCCCAAGTCAGCGCCGCCGTCGTCTGCGTGAGGAAGCTCGGCGTCCAGCTCAAGATCCGCAGCGGCGGCCACGACTACGAGGGCACCTCCTACGTCTCCGACGTCGCCTTCGTCATCCTCGACATGTTCAACTTCCGAAACGTCGACGTCGACATCGCCGACGAGTCCGCGTGGGTGGAGTCCGGCGCCTACCTCGGCGAGCTCTACTACAGAATCTGGGAGAAGAGCAAAGTCCACGCCTTCCCCGCCGGCATCTGCCccaccgtcgccgccggcgGCCACATCAGCGGCGCCGGGTACGGCAACATGCTGCGGAAGCACGGCCTCACCGTGGACCACCTCGTCGACGCGAAGATCGTCGTCGCCGACGGGAGAATCCTCGACCGGAAATCCATGGGGGAGGATCTCTTCTGGGCCatccgcggcggcggcggcgccagCTTCGGCGTGATTATTTCCTACAAGATAAAGCTCGTCGCCGTGCCGGCGACGGTCACGGTTTTCCGCCTCGAGAAATACGCGGCGGATAACGCAACCGACGTCGTTTTCCAGTACCAGCAGATCGCCGACAAAGTCGACGACCGCCTCTTCATCAGAACCCTCCTCCAGCCGATCACCCGCAACAAGCAGCGCAGCGTCCGCGCCACCTTCATCGGGCTTTTCCTCGGCGGCGCCGACGATCTCCTCCCGATCACCGACGCCCAATTCCCGAAATTAGGGCTCAGAAAATCCGACTGCCGCGAAATGTCGTGGATAGACTCCGTCCTCTTCTGGGGGAATTTCGACAACACCACCTCCCCCGCCGCGCTGCTGAGCAGAACTCCGGATTCCGTCAACTTCCTGAAGCGCAAATCCGACTACGTGAAAAAGCCGATCTCAATCTCCGGCCTCGAGAAAATCTTCAAGAAGATGGTGGAACTCGGCAAAGTGGGGCTGGTTTTCAACGCCTACGGCGGGAGGATGGCGGAGATTCCGGAATCCGAGACGCCGTTTCCTCACCGCGCCGGCAACATATTCAAGATTCAGTATTCCGTTAACTGGGACGAGGAAGGCGCGGCGGCGGACAAGAACTACATGGATCAGATACGGTCGCTCTACAGTTTCATGGCGCCGTACGTTTCGAAGAATCCGAGGGAGGCTTATCTGAATTACAGAGACTTGGACATCGGAACCACCGACAACGGTGAGAACAGTTACAGTGACGGAAAAGTCTACGGCGTGAAATATTTCAAGAGCAATTTCGATAGGCTGGTCAAGGTGAAGACGGCCGTTGATCCCGACAACGTTTTCAGGAATGAGCAGAGTATTCCGGTTTTGCCCTTTCGCGGGGGAAGGAAAACGAGGAAATAGAGGGGTAAATTTGGAAGCGCCGCAGTTTATATTGTTAGTATTATCCCAGTTGCTCGCCTGCATTTCGTTATAGTAGAATTTTTTTGTATAATCATTATTTATATTGCCGTCGTAAtacttttaaatttttcatactACTTTTcctaagtttttagttcaatgAAATTTAAGGAGTCGGATATATATATGGTGGTATCTTGTTTTAAGTGTGTGGAACATAACATGTCCACGCCTTTTGAGGTTTGATATGTGGGGTATAGCTTTTTACTTCTCTTAAGATATATTATTGTATTGACTTTAATATAGTAACGTTGTGGTTTGTAAACTATGATAAGTTTGTATCACGATGATATCAAGTTACATACGGTAGTGTAGTTATTTGTTAGAATTAAGATTTATATAGACAGGGTTGAGTTACGAATTCATTTAacgtaaaaattaaaaaaaattgcactTAACCTATAAAGTCACTGCATGCAGTCTGCATATAATGTATAAAGTATCTGCAATTATGTGATAATAGATTACCTTATAATTGTGCTTCATTGGAATCCGAACCCAAGACCACTAAAATGCAGATAATTTATAGATGAAGagcaattattttataaattaagtgCAAGAGGTTTGTAGTTTGTACGTTAAAGTGATTTTCATTTGATCAAATTGTtgtgcatttaaaaaaaaaatcaccttgTTTTTGTGCCCAACATGATGTTGTGCACTGTAGAGGATCCTGACCCCTACACTAGTAATATTTAAGTTCGATAAATAACAAAATGACTAAAAGCTGCGATGAATCGCTCTCTTTtctagaaaagaaaataatactaAAGCAATGAGCTTTTgatttgtttttgtattttactttttttccaCGTACGTTTAGCTGTTACTTATGAAATTTCCATATCTTCATAACTATTTTAGTTTTTACTATATCATCGGTGGTTATCATTTAGGTtggtaatttataattaattgcgCTTTTATCAGGAGTATTAATTATAGCATACGCAcacaaatattataaattatatgttaAGTTTAAGTAGCTAGCTAGCTAGGTCCTTCAATTAATGGTGAAACTACTAATTGAAAAGGTCGTAACATATTTGAATATCATGACTTTATCGCATTGTCTGGAACTATATAGTATAAGTAGGCCCATTAATATTATATCATGCCCCAATAATTACAGAAAAGTAACATGTTAGGAGTGGTATTGAGCTTCTGGAATAAATCATACTAGTATACTTTAAATTAGCTTAAAAATATGACTTTAGGTTCATTTAACCCTAACCCATTGACTTAAAAATTAATGATTTAATTTTCACCTAGTGGTAGAAACTGACCTGATTAAAAGTAGATTAGTTATGCCAATTTTTCAAGATCTCGTGATTAGAGTTCTTATTTAATGCAAGGATTATTGACTAATGATTTCACCTAGTGTGGCTGGAAACTAATTAACCTGATTAATTAACTACTCAGAATTATGCCAATTTTTTCAGATCTTTTTCAGGTTTAGGTGGTCTCCTGTGAAACCGATTTCACGGTGAAACCGGGGTTCGAATGACaatacttcaacatacaaatgacactttatgTTAAGtttaaagtgtcatttaagTTGAAGTATTGTCATTTGAAACTCGATTTCACAAGAGTTTTTGTGTTTCAGGTTTGTCATATATTATACTATTTGATGGCTAATTTGTCTTTTCTTGATTCACGTGTAGAGCATTGAATAGTTAtgcaaattaaatcaatataTCTCCAAGATTTTCAGGCTAATAGATTCATTTGTCTTTAATGTCAACTTTGGTAAGCTCAGGGCTGGCTATCTTGCTTCAAATCTAGGGAAGAGATCaatagagaatgctaaatgtaaAGAGAATGGAGAATCGTGCCGAATATGTTAATAACTTTTTCGAATACGCCAACAATTTTACTGAACAGGCATTTCCAGGCATTTTCGCCCGGGTTCAAATCCCGGAGGTGGCATGTTATATGCATAAATgcatgttcattaaaattatcgGCGTATTCGGAaaagttattgacttattcggCACCGACGTTTCATTCTCCATTCTCTCTACATTTAACAATATTCTCTACTATACTTCTCATTCTTGGTATATATTGAAAaatgatagagagagagagagagtggagtgtgGTGAGGAGGAAAAGGGTAGGTCGTCCTTGTCCCGAGAGAACTCCGGTGAGGCAGCAAAACTATCCTAACCATAGGGCTAACCCTAAACCCAAGTCAGCGGTTGATCGGCAGGAGAACGGGAAGTCCGACCAAGGAGTGACTTTCTTCTTTAACAATTTTCCAGAAGGAACCTGGATTCAAACACTCGAGAACAGGTTCAATAAGATTGGTAAGGTCATTGATATTTTTCGACCCAGGAAAAAAGACGTTCGAGGAAAATCTTTTGGTTTCGTGCGTTTCGAGAAGGGATTACAGGCGGAGAAGATTTTGGAGGATTTGAACAACATATGGTTCGGTAGCTACAAGTTGAGGGCATACATTCCAAGATTTTCAAGACCATACATAGCAGATTGCTCAGGTTTCAAGGAGAATCCAGAGAAAAATGAAATGATGGTAAAGGAAAAATACCCAAAGGCGAATTCCGGAAGAACCTTTACGGTGAACAGCAGAAGGGAACCAGGGAAAACATTTGTCGAGGCTCTTGGAGGCACAAAAAAGCCCTCGACCTTTCCGGCAGATGAAATCATCGGATTCCAAACAACGGAGGGTGAGACGGAATGGCTCCGAAAATCTTTCACAGGTTTCATGAAATCGGAGTTTATTTGGGAAGACTTTGAGGAGGAAATAAGTAGTGAATGTGCAAACAACTTAAAGATTTCTTCTTTGGGAGGCAATCTCGTGTTGATCCAAAGTTTGAACAAGTCACCGGTGGAGGAGCTGTTGAAGGAACTCGACGAATGGGCGAAATTTTGGTTCGAATGGGTTCGACCATGGTCATACGTTGATGTAAACACGCAAAGAACAGTTTGGACTAGATGGCATGGGGTGCCTTTGCAGGCGTGGAGTACTAAGTTCTTCGAGATCTCAAGCTCTCGAGTGGGGAGGCTCCTCAAGATTCACGAGAAtacaaaatcaaagaaaatgtTGGATTGTGCGTTTATACAACTTTCAACGGGGCTTGCTACCATTAATAGGTGTTTTGAATGCATCATCGATGGTGCTCATTTTAAGATCAAAATTGTTGAAGTTGAAGACTACCCATTAGAGGTTCAACCGATGCAACATGATGGGCATTCAGATTCGGAGTTTGAGGAGGAAACGGATGATGAGGAGGAGGTGGAGCAGGTTTCGACGTCACCGGCAAAAGCTCAGATCGGAGACAATTCAGCAGCCGATGGAGACGGTGGAAATTCAGGCAGGAACACGCCCCTTTTGACCGAGCTTTCAATTTCCAACAGACAAGCAGCCACCTTCTCGAACCCCGAAAAGATTTGTTACGTTTCTGATACGGCACAATCTTT
The genomic region above belongs to Salvia miltiorrhiza cultivar Shanhuang (shh) chromosome 5, IMPLAD_Smil_shh, whole genome shotgun sequence and contains:
- the LOC130985096 gene encoding berberine bridge enzyme-like 8 — its product is MIITNFRKKKMETSRNTNLIFSLIAALLLSLSSASSDESFLRCLNNHSDPSSPISAILYAPNNASYSVILQNYLNNLRFNSSSTPKPRFILTALHVSHVQAAVVCAKSHGLQIKIRSGGHDYEGLSYTSDFADFFILDMFNLRAVDVSVGDETAWVGAGAILGEVYYAIAEKSAVHAFPAGVCPRVGVGGHFGGGGYGNMIRAHGLSVDNIVDATMVGVDGRLLDRESMGEDLFWAITGGGAASFGVVVSYKIKLVRVPPKVTVFKIQRLYNENLTNLVYSYIQTAAADSLPPQLFIRMNLDVVNVASTATNRARFVAMFLGASGKLVPLLHEKIPELGLKQTDCLEMSWIESVLFWSSFPAGTPATALLNRKPPSVNYLKRKSDYLKKPIPKPELELILRKMVKLEAPELVFNPYGGRMAEIPPWAKPFPHRAGNVAKLQYATNWEEGGEEAANRYVNLTRQLFDYMTPYVSAAPREAFLNYRDLDIGINDNGGGSYAQGKVYGLKYFKENFYRLVKIKTNVDPHNFFRNEQSIPVLPS
- the LOC130985098 gene encoding berberine bridge enzyme-like 21 encodes the protein MKGSSVLIFLNLVIIFAYASAQNQNVYDSFVQCFSETKIPESEITKIVYSPNSPLFTNVLESYIRNRRFNVSTTPKPSVIVTPTSAAQVSAAVVCVRKLGVQLKIRSGGHDYEGTSYVSDVAFVILDMFNFRNVDVDIADESAWVESGAYLGELYYRIWEKSKVHAFPAGICPTVAAGGHISGAGYGNMLRKHGLTVDHLVDAKIVVADGRILDRKSMGEDLFWAIRGGGGASFGVIISYKIKLVAVPATVTVFRLEKYAADNATDVVFQYQQIADKVDDRLFIRTLLQPITRNKQRSVRATFIGLFLGGADDLLPITDAQFPKLGLRKSDCREMSWIDSVLFWGNFDNTTSPAALLSRTPDSVNFLKRKSDYVKKPISISGLEKIFKKMVELGKVGLVFNAYGGRMAEIPESETPFPHRAGNIFKIQYSVNWDEEGAAADKNYMDQIRSLYSFMAPYVSKNPREAYLNYRDLDIGTTDNGENSYSDGKVYGVKYFKSNFDRLVKVKTAVDPDNVFRNEQSIPVLPFRGGRKTRK